One window from the genome of Phormidium ambiguum IAM M-71 encodes:
- a CDS encoding ABC transporter substrate-binding protein, which yields MSNYKRRQLFFLGTVCAIALILANCKSAPNSDRTTTITSPTNQQVLVYGSGGSPVNLEPGNITDGNSLIVQQQIYERLLEFKPGTTDLQPSLATSWSVSADGKTWTFKLRPGVKFHDGTDFNAEAVKFNVERWWDAKNPNSYRNAGKSYEIWQQIFGGFKGDPNSLLQNFVVVDKSTIQFILKQPFAAFPAAIGSGFFGIASPTAIKKAGANYGTPNSLAVGTGPFIFKEWRTGDRVTLTKNPNYWQKDLPKTNQLVIRFVTDPAARLAQLRAGQIDFTVDLAPDQIKEIQSDPNLVAVPRPSFNVGYLALNTSYKPLADVRVRQAIDLAINKQQIVQAFWGNLGETTPHFLPTILSWANSKTLTKTEPNPQKAKELLTQAGYPNGFDLELWYMPVSRPYFPTPKPIAEAFAADLSAIGIRVKLNTKDWAAYIADRKKSPGFQAFMLGWTADYGDPDSFYYPHFGPGGTVDIGGWKNAKVLQLLNQGRATGDKAARAKIYAQIDEILHQEAVRLPIVHSQPLSAKRKNIEGWIPSPLGSENFTRIQKQ from the coding sequence ATGAGCAATTATAAAAGACGACAGTTATTTTTCTTGGGGACAGTTTGTGCGATCGCACTCATCCTCGCCAACTGTAAAAGTGCGCCGAATAGCGATCGAACTACCACCATCACTTCCCCAACCAATCAACAAGTATTAGTTTACGGTTCCGGGGGTTCGCCAGTAAACCTAGAACCGGGAAATATTACTGATGGTAACTCACTGATTGTGCAACAACAAATTTACGAACGATTATTAGAATTTAAACCAGGAACTACCGATCTGCAACCGAGTTTAGCTACATCTTGGTCAGTTTCAGCTGATGGCAAAACCTGGACTTTTAAACTGCGTCCAGGTGTAAAATTTCACGACGGAACAGATTTTAATGCAGAGGCAGTAAAGTTTAACGTAGAACGTTGGTGGGATGCAAAAAATCCCAACAGTTATCGCAACGCTGGCAAAAGTTATGAAATTTGGCAGCAAATATTTGGTGGGTTTAAAGGAGATCCAAATTCACTATTACAAAATTTTGTTGTAGTTGATAAATCCACAATTCAATTTATATTAAAACAACCTTTTGCGGCTTTTCCCGCAGCTATTGGATCGGGATTTTTTGGCATAGCTAGTCCGACAGCAATTAAAAAAGCTGGTGCTAATTATGGTACTCCTAATTCCTTAGCAGTTGGCACGGGGCCATTTATATTTAAAGAATGGCGAACTGGCGATCGCGTCACCTTAACCAAAAACCCTAACTACTGGCAAAAAGACTTACCCAAAACTAATCAATTAGTCATTCGTTTCGTCACCGATCCCGCCGCCAGATTAGCTCAACTTCGCGCCGGACAAATTGATTTTACCGTCGATCTTGCCCCGGATCAAATAAAAGAAATTCAAAGCGATCCGAATTTAGTTGCCGTTCCCCGTCCCTCATTTAATGTTGGCTATCTTGCGCTGAATACCAGTTACAAACCTTTAGCAGATGTGAGGGTGAGACAAGCGATCGATCTAGCCATTAACAAACAACAAATCGTCCAAGCTTTTTGGGGAAACTTAGGTGAAACCACCCCTCATTTTCTCCCAACTATCTTAAGTTGGGCAAACTCAAAAACCTTAACCAAAACTGAACCCAACCCCCAAAAAGCTAAAGAATTACTTACACAAGCTGGCTATCCAAACGGATTTGATTTAGAACTTTGGTATATGCCTGTTTCCCGTCCTTATTTTCCCACACCTAAACCAATTGCTGAAGCTTTTGCGGCTGACTTAAGTGCGATCGGCATTCGAGTTAAACTGAACACAAAAGATTGGGCAGCTTACATAGCCGATCGCAAAAAATCCCCAGGATTTCAAGCATTCATGTTAGGTTGGACAGCTGATTATGGCGATCCAGATAGTTTTTATTACCCTCATTTTGGCCCTGGTGGAACTGTAGATATAGGAGGCTGGAAAAACGCCAAAGTTTTGCAACTTTTAAACCAAGGAAGGGCAACAGGAGACAAAGCAGCAAGGGCAAAAATTTATGCTCAAATTGATGAAATTTTGCATCAAGAAGCCGTGCGTTTACCCATAGTACATTCTCAACCATTATCAGCAAAAAGAAAAAACATTGAAGGTTGGATACCTAGTCCTTTAGGTAGCGAGAACTTTACCAGAATTCAAAAACAATAA
- a CDS encoding ABC transporter permease: MFKFILKRLLSLLPVLIGITLLVFTLLHLIPGDPAVVLLGERATPEQIESLRQQLGLNQPLPIQYFNFLFNVIRFDFGKSIISGIPIIDEIKTRWPATFELSVASMLIALILGIPAGIFAAIRKNTWLDNLLMSGSLIGVSLPVYWLGLLLIYLFAVNLQLLPPSGRISVEAGFNFQPITGFYLLDSLLRLDIKTLQDVLSHLILPAITLGTIPLAIIARITRSAMLEVLSQDYIRTARAKGVPEYFVILKHALKNAFLPINTTIGLQFGTLLGGAILTETIFSWPGIGSWIYEGILARDYPVVQGGVIFVSLTFVLINLLVDLSYTFLDPRIQFR; the protein is encoded by the coding sequence ATGTTTAAATTTATTTTAAAACGGTTACTTAGTCTTCTTCCAGTTCTGATCGGAATCACCCTTTTAGTATTCACATTGCTGCACTTAATTCCCGGAGATCCAGCCGTGGTATTATTAGGAGAAAGAGCCACACCAGAACAGATAGAATCCTTGAGACAGCAATTAGGATTAAACCAACCATTACCAATTCAATACTTTAACTTTTTGTTCAATGTAATTCGCTTCGACTTTGGCAAAAGTATTATTAGCGGTATTCCCATTATTGATGAAATTAAAACTCGTTGGCCAGCGACATTTGAGTTATCAGTAGCATCGATGTTAATAGCTTTAATTTTGGGAATACCTGCGGGAATATTTGCGGCAATTCGGAAAAATACTTGGTTAGATAACCTGTTAATGAGTGGTTCTTTAATAGGAGTATCTTTGCCAGTTTATTGGCTAGGATTATTATTAATTTATCTATTCGCTGTTAACTTACAATTGCTACCTCCTAGCGGCAGAATTAGCGTTGAAGCAGGGTTTAACTTTCAACCAATCACAGGTTTTTATCTTCTCGATTCCCTACTTAGATTAGATATCAAAACCTTACAAGATGTTCTATCTCATTTAATTTTACCAGCGATAACATTAGGAACAATCCCACTAGCAATCATCGCCAGAATTACTAGAAGTGCCATGTTAGAAGTGTTATCTCAAGATTATATTCGCACAGCGAGAGCCAAGGGAGTTCCTGAATATTTTGTTATTTTAAAACACGCCTTAAAAAATGCTTTTCTACCAATTAATACAACTATTGGTTTACAATTTGGAACTTTACTTGGGGGAGCAATTTTAACAGAAACAATCTTTTCTTGGCCGGGAATTGGTTCTTGGATATATGAAGGAATATTAGCGCGAGATTATCCAGTCGTCCAAGGAGGAGTAATTTTTGTATCTCTAACTTTTGTGTTAATTAACTTATTAGTAGATTTATCATATACTTTTTTAGACCCCAGAATTCAATTTCGATAA
- a CDS encoding ABC transporter permease, whose protein sequence is MQKSWQRFLQSTSGKIGLILTISIVLIAVLAPVIYPYDPATDRNFAARLKPPNAEHWFGTDGLGRDILVLVWYGMRTSLTVGLISVGIGVVIGLILGLIAGYFRGKVDTLISWVTDILLAFPSILLAIAIVTVTGPSLPSVMLAVGIVQIPIYIRLTRSMVLSLREQEFIQAAKTLGASPNQIIFNHILPSTLSPLIVQATLSIGTATLEAAGLGFLGLGAQPPTPELGTMLADAFKGGYSLTYPWTTIFPGLFITLTVLAFNLLGDGLRDSLDPRS, encoded by the coding sequence ATGCAAAAATCCTGGCAACGCTTTCTGCAATCTACTTCCGGCAAAATTGGCTTAATTTTAACCATTTCGATCGTCTTAATTGCTGTTTTAGCACCTGTAATTTACCCTTACGACCCTGCTACAGACCGCAATTTTGCCGCACGTTTAAAACCGCCTAATGCTGAACATTGGTTTGGCACAGATGGATTAGGAAGAGATATTTTAGTATTAGTTTGGTATGGAATGCGAACTTCTCTTACTGTGGGGTTAATTTCGGTAGGAATAGGAGTAGTAATTGGGTTAATTTTAGGATTAATTGCTGGTTATTTTCGGGGCAAAGTTGATACCTTAATTAGTTGGGTAACAGATATACTTTTGGCATTTCCTTCTATATTATTAGCGATCGCAATTGTCACCGTCACAGGCCCAAGCTTACCCAGCGTCATGCTAGCAGTAGGAATCGTCCAAATTCCGATTTACATTCGCTTAACTCGTAGCATGGTTCTCTCATTAAGAGAACAAGAATTTATCCAAGCAGCAAAAACTTTAGGCGCTTCCCCAAATCAAATTATTTTCAACCACATTTTACCCAGTACCCTTTCACCTTTAATAGTTCAAGCAACACTATCAATTGGAACAGCAACCTTAGAAGCAGCAGGATTAGGATTTTTAGGATTAGGCGCACAACCACCAACACCAGAATTAGGCACAATGTTAGCTGATGCCTTCAAAGGTGGCTATTCTTTAACCTATCCTTGGACAACAATTTTCCCCGGTTTATTTATTACTTTAACTGTCTTAGCTTTCAATCTTTTAGGAGACGGTTTAAGAGATAGTTTAGACCCTCGTTCTTAG
- a CDS encoding four helix bundle protein — protein MEERGFESLEFYQDSLKLLKAAYRLANTLPIYERYNLSDQLRRCACSMVLNIAEGYERYHYLDRLRFMYIARGSLGETASAFIIAESVGYCTKEQLNWVIEIKEQIEKNLNGYCRFIRSQKQGRDEYGNKYIDD, from the coding sequence ATGGAAGAAAGAGGTTTTGAATCCTTAGAGTTCTATCAAGATAGTTTAAAGTTACTCAAAGCAGCTTACAGATTAGCAAATACTTTACCTATTTATGAACGCTATAACCTCAGCGATCAATTGCGGCGATGTGCCTGTAGTATGGTGTTAAATATTGCCGAGGGATATGAACGCTATCATTATCTAGATCGTTTGCGTTTTATGTACATAGCTCGTGGTTCATTAGGAGAAACAGCAAGTGCTTTTATTATTGCTGAAAGTGTGGGATATTGCACCAAAGAACAATTGAATTGGGTAATTGAAATTAAAGAACAGATTGAAAAAAACCTTAATGGTTACTGTCGCTTTATCCGTTCACAAAAACAAGGACGGGACGAATACGGAAACAAGTATATAGATGATTAA
- a CDS encoding ABC transporter ATP-binding protein — MTATTSHVTLETIKPPKLEVIGMTKRFGNMTALDNVSITLKPGTFHALLGENGAGKSTLVKCIMGFYTPDEGQILINQQSHKIHSPRDAHKYGIGMVYQHFTSIAAMTVAENLVLSCLEGSNIINWEAEYDRLTLFMASAPFHLDLHTPISQLAAGQKQKLEILKQLYLKSKILILDEPTSVLTPQEADEILGLLRQEVIAEKLSVLMISHKFREVTSFADEVTVLRKGKLAGSGTIKNLSVSDMAEMMMGEKRETKPVAKQATVAKIPVLEVRNLHTIKDNGLEAIGGVNIVVHAGEIVGIAGVSGNGQKELVEVLAGQREATAGELLVNGEPYKATRGEMYKHQIFSLPEEPLKNACVPNMSVAENLALRTFDRPPQAVGGWLLIKKVFHQVAEGLIKQFSIKTPCTETPIVNLSGGNVQRAVLARELSSEKVKLLIAANPCFGLDFAAVSFIHDQIVDARNRGVAVLLVSEDLDEILKIADRVLVISEGKFSYQSAIADADVVEIGKRMAGH, encoded by the coding sequence ATGACAGCCACGACTTCCCATGTGACTCTAGAAACTATTAAACCACCAAAGTTAGAAGTAATTGGCATGACCAAGCGATTTGGTAACATGACCGCGTTAGATAATGTTTCCATTACTCTTAAACCTGGAACATTTCATGCTTTATTAGGTGAAAATGGCGCAGGCAAGAGCACTTTAGTCAAGTGCATTATGGGTTTTTATACACCTGATGAGGGGCAGATACTAATTAATCAACAATCGCACAAGATTCACAGTCCTCGTGATGCCCATAAATATGGCATTGGCATGGTATATCAGCACTTCACTTCGATAGCAGCCATGACTGTGGCAGAAAATTTGGTACTTTCTTGTTTAGAAGGATCAAACATTATTAATTGGGAAGCAGAATACGATCGCCTAACTTTATTCATGGCATCAGCACCCTTCCATCTTGACCTACACACACCTATTTCTCAATTAGCCGCCGGACAGAAACAGAAACTAGAAATCCTCAAACAGCTATATCTCAAAAGTAAGATTTTAATTTTAGATGAACCAACTTCCGTATTAACTCCCCAAGAGGCAGATGAAATTTTAGGCTTATTACGACAGGAAGTAATTGCCGAAAAATTAAGCGTATTAATGATTAGTCATAAATTCCGAGAAGTTACTTCTTTTGCTGATGAAGTAACCGTATTGCGTAAAGGAAAATTAGCAGGTTCCGGTACAATAAAAAACCTCTCAGTTTCCGACATGGCTGAGATGATGATGGGCGAAAAACGAGAAACAAAACCAGTTGCCAAACAAGCAACTGTTGCTAAAATCCCAGTATTAGAAGTTAGAAATTTGCATACTATTAAAGATAATGGATTAGAAGCGATAGGCGGCGTAAATATTGTAGTTCATGCCGGGGAAATTGTTGGAATTGCAGGCGTTTCCGGTAACGGACAGAAGGAATTAGTCGAAGTATTGGCAGGACAACGTGAGGCAACGGCGGGAGAACTTTTGGTCAACGGGGAACCGTACAAAGCAACTCGCGGCGAAATGTACAAACATCAAATTTTCTCCCTGCCAGAAGAACCTTTGAAAAATGCCTGTGTTCCTAATATGAGTGTGGCTGAAAATTTGGCTTTGCGTACCTTCGATCGCCCTCCCCAAGCTGTAGGCGGTTGGTTATTAATTAAAAAAGTTTTTCATCAAGTTGCCGAGGGTTTAATTAAACAATTTTCGATCAAAACCCCTTGTACAGAAACCCCAATAGTTAACCTTTCTGGTGGCAACGTCCAAAGGGCAGTTTTAGCCAGAGAATTATCATCAGAAAAAGTCAAATTATTGATAGCAGCTAATCCTTGTTTTGGGTTAGATTTTGCCGCAGTAAGTTTTATTCACGACCAAATTGTAGATGCTAGAAATCGCGGCGTAGCTGTTTTATTAGTCAGCGAAGATTTAGACGAAATCCTCAAAATTGCCGATCGCGTCCTCGTGATCAGCGAAGGTAAATTCTCCTACCAAAGTGCGATCGCCGATGCCGATGTCGTAGAAATCGGTAAACGCATGGCAGGACACTGA
- a CDS encoding COX15/CtaA family protein: protein MTESVLQPDRSNSAILPVDMIRRLVWKIAIATFLLMAVGSATRVMNAGLACPDWPLCYGQLVPSQQMNLQVFLEWFHRLDAALVGISAIVLVGLSWWYRQQIPKWLPWASLFALFLIVFQGILGGLTVTQLLRFDIVTAHLGTALLFFVTLLVIGTSLLPYKGTNTANKLAWVSLIAAFLIYFQSLLGALVGSQWALHQCLSDSSLCTVMNNHIAGVVPATLGVLAVVIMAWRTAGLHPNLRLLANISGALLICQIALGVATFRLRLQVEPLTVSHQAIGAALLATLVIFNVLAWRDSKLATNG, encoded by the coding sequence ATGACTGAATCTGTGTTGCAGCCGGATCGAAGTAATTCCGCCATTCTCCCAGTAGACATGATCCGTCGCTTGGTGTGGAAAATTGCGATCGCCACCTTCCTGTTGATGGCGGTGGGAAGTGCGACACGGGTAATGAATGCCGGATTAGCTTGTCCCGATTGGCCGTTGTGCTATGGTCAATTAGTACCCAGTCAACAGATGAACCTGCAAGTTTTCCTCGAATGGTTTCATCGGTTGGATGCGGCGTTAGTGGGAATTAGTGCGATCGTCTTAGTTGGGTTATCCTGGTGGTATCGCCAACAGATACCAAAATGGTTGCCTTGGGCATCTTTATTCGCCCTCTTCTTAATAGTTTTCCAAGGCATTCTCGGCGGTTTAACTGTTACTCAACTACTGCGATTTGATATCGTCACCGCACACTTAGGAACAGCACTGTTATTTTTTGTTACCCTGTTAGTAATTGGCACCTCACTTTTACCATACAAAGGCACAAATACCGCAAATAAATTAGCCTGGGTAAGCTTAATTGCCGCCTTTTTGATTTATTTTCAAAGTCTTTTAGGCGCGTTGGTAGGTTCGCAATGGGCGCTACATCAATGCTTATCTGACTCTAGTTTATGTACAGTGATGAATAATCACATCGCTGGGGTTGTTCCCGCAACATTGGGAGTTTTAGCCGTAGTAATTATGGCATGGCGAACTGCGGGATTACACCCAAACTTACGACTTTTAGCTAACATTTCTGGCGCTTTATTAATCTGCCAAATTGCTTTAGGAGTTGCTACTTTCCGTTTACGTCTACAAGTAGAACCATTAACCGTAAGTCACCAAGCAATAGGCGCAGCTTTACTCGCAACTCTGGTAATTTTCAATGTTTTAGCGTGGCGCGACAGCAAGTTAGCAACAAATGGATAA
- a CDS encoding heme o synthase — MQELIATGVTRQHQNFKEVIQSYYQLTKPRIIPLLLITTAASMWMASNGRVNPFLLVVTLLGGTLAAASAQTLNCIYDRDIDYTMERTRKRPIPSGKVQTRHALIFAIVLGFLSFTLLTVFANLLAALLAMSGIVFYMAVYTHLLKRHTTQNIVIGGAAGAIPALVGWAAVTGDLSWSAWMLFAIVFLWTPPHFWALALMIREDYAKVGIPMLPVIVGEEETTRQIWIYTLIMVASTFLLIYPLGTVGIVYAAIATTLGWNFIQKSWQLLHNPSDIPLARSTFKYSIIYMMLLCLGIVVDTLPETHALTAALADNLQTIISAIPIMQ, encoded by the coding sequence ATGCAAGAACTTATTGCAACTGGGGTTACTCGTCAGCATCAAAACTTTAAAGAAGTAATCCAAAGCTATTACCAATTGACGAAACCCAGGATTATTCCACTATTACTAATTACCACAGCAGCTAGTATGTGGATGGCATCAAATGGCAGAGTTAATCCCTTTTTATTAGTAGTAACTTTATTAGGTGGAACTCTGGCAGCAGCATCAGCCCAAACCTTAAATTGCATTTACGATCGAGATATTGATTATACAATGGAACGCACCCGCAAGCGTCCCATTCCTTCGGGAAAAGTTCAAACTCGTCATGCACTAATTTTTGCGATCGTTCTTGGGTTTTTATCCTTCACCTTGCTAACAGTTTTCGCTAATTTATTAGCCGCTTTGTTAGCAATGTCTGGCATAGTTTTTTACATGGCAGTTTACACCCATTTACTCAAACGTCATACTACCCAAAATATCGTTATTGGTGGTGCTGCTGGTGCAATTCCCGCTTTAGTCGGATGGGCAGCAGTCACAGGTGATTTAAGCTGGTCAGCATGGATGTTATTTGCCATAGTTTTCTTGTGGACACCGCCACATTTTTGGGCATTAGCATTAATGATTCGGGAAGATTACGCCAAAGTTGGTATTCCCATGTTACCCGTAATTGTGGGAGAAGAAGAGACAACCAGACAAATTTGGATTTACACCTTAATCATGGTGGCATCAACTTTTCTCTTAATTTATCCTTTGGGAACAGTAGGCATAGTTTATGCTGCGATCGCTACTACTTTAGGATGGAATTTCATTCAAAAATCTTGGCAATTATTACACAATCCTAGCGATATCCCCTTAGCGCGATCGACCTTTAAATACTCCATCATCTACATGATGTTGTTGTGCTTAGGAATTGTCGTTGATACTTTGCCAGAAACTCATGCTTTAACCGCAGCTTTGGCAGACAATTTGCAAACCATAATTAGCGCCATTCCAATTATGCAGTAG
- a CDS encoding 2-oxoisovalerate dehydrogenase E1 subunit beta, translating to MNNSTKTEIVFLVEDDPEVGYNAKALSESIFTQADDLETLREMVLDAVRCHFPDEKKRPKVKWCVTLSLTHPTNSI from the coding sequence TTGAATAATTCCACTAAGACTGAAATTGTATTTTTAGTAGAAGATGATCCAGAAGTTGGGTACAATGCTAAAGCTTTAAGCGAATCAATTTTTACCCAAGCTGATGATTTAGAAACTTTACGAGAAATGGTTCTTGATGCTGTTCGCTGTCATTTTCCTGATGAAAAAAAGCGTCCTAAAGTTAAATGGTGCGTTACATTGTCACTAACGCACCCTACGAATAGTATTTAG
- a CDS encoding type II toxin-antitoxin system HicB family antitoxin → MKWRVIIEPDPETGDYAVWCPELPGCTSAGETQQEALENIREAIELYLQHDAIDLPAEAIIAEVNAIFRYY, encoded by the coding sequence ATGAAATGGCGTGTCATCATTGAACCAGATCCAGAAACAGGAGATTATGCTGTTTGGTGTCCAGAATTACCTGGTTGTACTTCCGCAGGAGAAACTCAACAAGAAGCTTTAGAAAATATTCGTGAAGCTATTGAACTTTATTTACAACATGATGCGATCGACTTACCAGCAGAGGCGATAATTGCAGAGGTTAATGCCATTTTCCGTTATTATTAA
- a CDS encoding pentapeptide repeat-containing protein, with protein sequence MKKIRCRLKELIEKYGLSQSQLAKETNLSINAISRLYKEEFDRIDCNTAAVLCNHFRCDMADLFFVETSERLTAEEFQKQYLSGKRDFSGVDLGAVDLSNFDLAKADLTRSNLKATILKEANLTRAHLTRATLEGAILSQANLSEANLDEADLTRSCLEKAMLYAVNLRGTKLTFANLAYAKLIYGELTAVDISDACLENAELNWANLNQAILRRAKLNNAKLVRANLRNTDLSGAELREADLRCTDLREANVSSADLRRINLEASCLIGANLSGADLSGANLSNADLSDAKISNANLRVINLKNASLRGADMRNTDLGRTYQQDAASRAILCGADLSGADLSGSDLNYADLSDANLSGAILNGTNLRGATMPDGTVYDSSRHQEFEYSSKLQQELEEF encoded by the coding sequence ATGAAAAAGATTCGCTGTAGGCTCAAAGAGTTAATAGAAAAATACGGTCTGTCCCAATCACAGCTTGCTAAAGAGACTAATCTAAGCATCAATGCGATAAGCAGACTTTATAAGGAGGAATTTGACCGAATCGACTGTAATACGGCTGCCGTCTTGTGTAATCACTTTCGCTGTGATATGGCAGATCTGTTTTTTGTAGAGACTTCGGAACGATTGACAGCAGAAGAATTTCAAAAGCAATATCTAAGCGGCAAGAGAGATTTTTCAGGAGTAGATCTTGGTGCAGTTGATTTGAGCAACTTTGACTTAGCAAAAGCGGATCTAACAAGGTCTAACCTAAAAGCTACTATCCTGAAAGAGGCTAATTTGACACGGGCACATTTAACAAGAGCTACGTTGGAAGGAGCTATTTTAAGTCAGGCAAACCTGAGCGAGGCAAATTTAGATGAAGCAGACCTGACAAGATCATGTTTAGAAAAGGCAATGTTATATGCAGTTAATCTCAGAGGTACAAAGCTTACTTTTGCTAATTTAGCTTATGCAAAGCTAATATATGGTGAACTAACTGCGGTTGATATTAGTGATGCTTGCTTGGAAAATGCCGAGTTAAATTGGGCAAATTTAAATCAAGCAATTTTGAGACGCGCAAAATTAAATAATGCCAAATTGGTTAGAGCAAACTTAAGAAACACAGACCTAAGTGGTGCTGAATTGAGAGAGGCAGATCTAAGATGTACAGACCTACGTGAAGCAAATGTGAGTAGTGCTGATCTCAGAAGAATTAATTTAGAAGCGAGTTGTTTGATTGGTGCTAACTTAAGTGGTGCTGACTTAAGTGGTGCAAATTTAAGTAATGCTGATCTCAGCGATGCGAAAATAAGTAACGCTAACCTTAGAGTTATAAATCTTAAGAATGCCTCCCTACGTGGTGCTGATATGAGAAATACTGACCTGGGAAGAACCTATCAACAAGATGCTGCTTCACGAGCAATTCTATGTGGTGCTGACTTAAGCGGTGCCGACTTAAGTGGTTCTGATTTAAATTATGCTGACTTGAGTGATGCTAACTTAAGCGGTGCTATTCTAAACGGAACTAATCTGAGGGGAGCAACTATGCCTGATGGCACAGTTTATGATTCAAGTAGACATCAAGAATTTGAATATTCAAGCAAGCTTCAACAAGAATTAGAGGAGTTTTAA
- a CDS encoding 3'-5' exonuclease, whose amino-acid sequence MNDLSSKFSKAGLPVPEQVLIIDTETTDLEHKQGQVVEIGAILYSVKHKTTIQQFSTVLQANSNPTEHFNRINPTALSEMKVKQATWGVSIVTAMAEQGDFIVAHNAKFHKNWFGSFENGSSTLPVLLSSKGEPLSWLCTNEDFSWPRQPKYGRSLISLAVAHDIAVFEPHRALSQCRLIADLFNRMENLQAIFEKALRPKGIFRALVDYKNRELAKSAGFTWNSDQKIWHRKMAIEDVKELPFPVELLALCNDRAMPQQQLK is encoded by the coding sequence ATGAACGATCTCTCATCCAAGTTCTCTAAAGCTGGGCTTCCCGTACCCGAACAAGTTTTAATCATAGATACGGAAACTACAGACCTTGAACACAAGCAAGGACAAGTTGTAGAAATTGGAGCAATCCTTTATTCCGTGAAGCATAAAACTACTATTCAGCAATTTTCTACGGTTCTTCAAGCAAATAGCAATCCGACAGAACATTTCAACAGAATTAACCCAACGGCATTAAGCGAAATGAAGGTGAAACAAGCTACATGGGGAGTATCAATAGTTACTGCTATGGCTGAACAGGGAGATTTTATTGTAGCCCACAATGCTAAATTTCATAAGAATTGGTTTGGCTCTTTTGAAAATGGAAGTAGCACCTTACCTGTTCTATTGAGTTCCAAAGGTGAACCACTTTCATGGTTATGTACAAATGAAGATTTTAGCTGGCCTCGTCAACCCAAATACGGTAGGTCTTTAATCAGTTTAGCAGTAGCACATGATATAGCGGTTTTTGAACCCCATAGGGCATTAAGTCAATGTCGATTAATTGCAGATCTTTTTAATCGCATGGAAAACTTACAAGCTATCTTTGAAAAAGCCTTAAGACCTAAAGGAATTTTTCGAGCTCTTGTAGATTATAAAAATCGAGAGCTAGCAAAGTCTGCGGGCTTTACATGGAATAGTGACCAAAAAATCTGGCACAGAAAAATGGCTATTGAGGATGTTAAAGAACTTCCTTTTCCAGTAGAGCTACTAGCATTATGCAACGATCGGGCTATGCCACAACAGCAATTAAAGTAG